In the Oncorhynchus gorbuscha isolate QuinsamMale2020 ecotype Even-year linkage group LG05, OgorEven_v1.0, whole genome shotgun sequence genome, one interval contains:
- the f2r gene encoding proteinase-activated receptor 1: MVYWILATLALFALQTSAYVPHNDSRLNLRTFAGIFLSVTDEPIDYIGLDVQEGSGSGMGQEPVKKQEHGHHGPRRSTKIVISEEARSFLQGRLATAFVPTVYTLVFIISVPLNLIAVVMFVRRIRPRKPAVIYMLNLASADLLFALLLPFRISYHFHGNNWVYGPFMCRLVTAAFYCNMYCSVLLMMCISIDRFLAVVYPMDSLTWRSPQTAAVVCGAMWLLALGGVTPLLLSRQTIHLPDVGITTCHDVQDVDKLRAYYLYFFPIYSSIFFFIPLVFTAVCYVRIVQALAAANVENRSRKSRAVVMAVTVLVVFVACFTPTNVILLVHYLKLAHGRSDSSYQAYLLSMCVGSISCCLDPLIYYFGSSQCQRQVAALLGCRQAGPGPELSSQTGSTRTSRLESIQSTVGSHYRKLMA; the protein is encoded by the exons ATGGTTTATTGGATCCTTGCGACGTTGGCCCTTTTTGCTCTCCAAACTTCAGCATATGTGCCACACAATG actcCAGACTCAACCTGAGGACGTTTGCAGGGATCTTCCTGTCGGTGACTGATGAGCCCATCGACTACATAGGGCTGGATGTACAGGAGGGTAGTGGCTCAGGGATGGGCCAGGAGCCAGTGAAGAAGCAGGAGCATGGCCATCACGGCCCTCGTCGCTCCACCAAGATTGTCATCTCTGAGGAGGCCCGCAGCTTCCTCCAGGGTCGCCTAGCAACGGCCTTCGTCCCCACAGTCTACACCCTGGTCTTCATTATCAGCGTCCCCCTCAACCTGATTGCCGTGGTGATGTTTGTGCGTCGTATCCGTCCGAGGAAGCCGGCGGTGATCTACATGCTGAACCTGGCCAGTGCCGACCTCCTCTTCGCCCTGCTGCTCCCCTTCAGGATCTCATACCATTTCCATGGCAACAACTGGGTTTATGGCCCCTTCATGTGTCGCCTGGTGACAGCAGCCTTCTACTGCAACATGTATTGCTCTGTCCTGCTCATGATGTGCATCAGCATCGACCGCTTCCTGGCGGTGGTTTACCCCATGGACTCCCTGACGTGGCGTAGTCCACAGACGGCCGCCGTGGTGTGTGGCGCCATGTGGCTGTTGGCCCTGGGAGGAGTGACCCCCCTCCTGCTCTCCAGACAGACCATCCACCTCCCGGATGTGGGCATCACTACCTGCCACGACGTGCAGGATGTAGACAAGCTCCGTGCCTACTACCTCTACTTCTTCCCCATTTactcctccatcttcttcttcatccCTCTGGTGTTCACAGCTGTGTGCTACGTCCGTATTGTGCAGGCCCTGGCCGCGGCCAACGTGGAGAACCGCTCCAGGAAGTCTCGTGCGGTGGTGATGGCGGTGACAGTGCTGGTGGTGTTTGTGGCCTGCTTCACCCCCACCAATGTCATCCTCCTGGTGCACTACCTCAAGCTGGCCCACGGACGCAGTGACAGCTCCTACCAGGCCTACCTGCTCTCCATGTGTGTGGGCAGCATTAGCTGCTGCCTGGACCCGCTCATCTACTACTTTGGTTCGTCCCAGTGTCAGAGACAGGTGGCAGCTCTGCTGGGCTGCAGACAGGCTGGGCCAGGACCAGAGCTAAGCTCTCAGACAGGCAGTACCAGGACCAGCAGACTGGAGAGCATTCAGAGCACTGTGGGCAGTCATTACAGGAAGCTCATGGCCTGA